The Candidatus Rokuibacteriota bacterium genome contains the following window.
CCGCGCAGTAAGGGGCGCGCGGCGGGTGGCCTGCCTCCCGGGTTCGAGCGCGGGCTTTGCCCGCGCAATCCAGGGGGGGAGGTTCGGACGGGGGGCGAAGCCCCCCTCCGAGTAATGGCCGAACCCGCCACGCTCGAACCGCCATGGGGGAGGCCTCGGAGGGGGCCGTCCAGGCCCCCTCCGATCATCGAGCGCGGGCTCTGCCCGCGCAACCCCTGGGGGGAGGCTCGGAAGGGGGGCGGACCTCCCTCCGAGCTTTTCGAGCGCCGGCTTTGCCGGCGCAATCTCTGGGGGAGGCTTCGGAGGGGGCCGTCCAGGCCCCCTCCGACGTTAATTAGGGGAGCACGATCCGGCCGCCGCCCATGACGCTCAGGAAATCGCCGAGGGAGGTGAACCGCATGAACGGGTTCCCCCGCTTTTCCGTGCCGAGCGTCGAGGAGGTTCCGCCGTAGTTGTGGCCGGGGAGCAGAACCGTCTCGTCGGGTAGCTTGGCCAGACGCTGGGTCAACGAGTAGTACATCTCGGTCGGATCGCTCCCGGGGAGATCGGTCCGGCCGCACGAGCCGATGAAGAGCGTGTCGCCGGAGATCAGCCGGTCCTCCATGAGAAAGCACTGGGACCCGGGGGTGTGCCCGGGCGTGTGCACGAAGGTCAGGGTGAGCGCGCCCACCTGGAGCGTGTCGTTGGCATCGACCTTGACGAGATCGGACCCGAACCCCTTGAGGAACTCCCGCTCCGCCTTGTGGACGTACACCTTCGCCTTGACCTGCTCGAGCAGGTCGGCGACACCCGGGATGTCCATCCCGAAGAGATGGCCGCCCACGTGATCCTGGTGGGTGTGGGTGATCAGTGCGCCGATGATGGTCATGTCGTCCTGCTGGGCCGTGCCGACGATCGTGTCGATCTCCCAGGCCGGGTCGACCACCACGCACTGCTTCGCCACCGGGTCGCCCACAAGGTAGACGAAGTTCTGCATGGAACCCAACTCCATCTGCTTCAGGTAGATCCGGCCGGCCATCGTCTTCATCTTACAGTCCCGGGCCTCACGGGGCAACGGGCGGGAGGGGCTACGACAGGAAGTCGTCGGGGATCTTGGGAAAGTCGCCGAGCTGCCGCGACTCGACGGCGTAGAAGGCCGGGGAGGCCTTCGTCTTGAGATAGGTCTTCTCGGCCTCCTTCTTGCCAACGACCAGCGTGCCGATTTCTCCCCCGTCGGCCTTCCAGAGGGTGACCTCGAAGCTCGGCGCGTCGAAGCCGTAGCGCGCCGCATCCTCGCCCTTGGGGGAGACCAGCTCGCTCCATTTCAGGTTGCGGAGCGTGAACAGGAGATCGTTGACCCTCGCCTCGCGCGCCCTGCCCTTCTTGGGCTCGACCACGCGCCAGTCGGCGTCGCCCTTCCGCTGGACCAGCATGACCTGCCCGCCGCTTCTCACCTGAAAGCGCCTGACGTCCTTGGGGTCGAACAGGCCGAGGAGAGACCGGTCGCGGAGGTCGGTGGCCGATCGGGCGAGGTCCTTGAGGGCCTGGGAGTCGACCAGAACCACGGGTCCCTGGCCGACCACGGCAGCATAGGCCAGTGTCTTCCCGTCCCGCTTCTCCGGCGCAGGCCCCAGCAGCACCGTCTTCGGCGTCTGACCGCCCGACTCCAAGAGCGAGACCTTGACCTCGGGCTTCGTCAGGTAGCGCCCCACCGCTGCCGGGCCTTCGGCGACGAAGGTCTGGGCCTTGAGGTCTTTGAGCTTCCCGAGGAGTCCGCCGACTTCAGCCTCGTCGGCTTTGAGCGCCTCGGGCTCCTTGATCTGCCACTTGTCGTTCTCCCTCGCGAGCACCACCCTCCCTTTCGGGCTCTCGAGCTCGATCCGCGCGATTTTGTCCCGGTCGTAATCGAGGACGGTCTTGTCCCGGAGGTCAGCCTCGCTCTTCGGGAGCACGTTC
Protein-coding sequences here:
- a CDS encoding MBL fold metallo-hydrolase, yielding MKTMAGRIYLKQMELGSMQNFVYLVGDPVAKQCVVVDPAWEIDTIVGTAQQDDMTIIGALITHTHQDHVGGHLFGMDIPGVADLLEQVKAKVYVHKAEREFLKGFGSDLVKVDANDTLQVGALTLTFVHTPGHTPGSQCFLMEDRLISGDTLFIGSCGRTDLPGSDPTEMYYSLTQRLAKLPDETVLLPGHNYGGTSSTLGTEKRGNPFMRFTSLGDFLSVMGGGRIVLP